The Allofrancisella frigidaquae genome has a segment encoding these proteins:
- the dnaA gene encoding chromosomal replication initiator protein DnaA, with product MATWNKCLKKLKKDLTTFEYKTWIKPITVVQNANLFTIYCNNEYFKKHIKAKYGNIIISTIQEHHGNDLVVEYSNKKFSGDTSLENTVSAGPQANFFSSSNVEIKDDIEEHTTVIAEPTKTKKLKQIKPSQELFGFDEAMLITAKAGEEYSFGLPLKEKYVFDSFVVGDANKIARAAAMQVSINPGKLHNPLFIYGGSGLGKTHLMQAIGNHARDVNPQAKIIYTNSEQFIKDYVNSIRLQDQDEFQRVYRSADILLIDDIQFIAGKEGTAQEFFHTFNSLYENGKQIILTSDKYPNEIEGLEERLVSRFGYGLTVSVDMPDLETRIAILLKKAHDLGQKLPNETAVFIAENVRTNVRELEGALNRVLTTSRFNYKEPTVEVAQSCLRDIIKIQEKKVKIDNIQKVVADFYRIRVKDLTSNQRSRNIARPRQIAMSLARELTSHSLPEIGNAFGGRDHTTVMHAVKAITKLRQSNTSISDDYELLLDKISR from the coding sequence ACATATAAAAGCAAAATATGGAAATATCATAATATCTACAATTCAAGAACATCACGGAAATGATTTGGTAGTTGAATACTCTAACAAAAAGTTTTCTGGTGATACTAGTTTAGAAAACACTGTTTCAGCTGGACCCCAAGCAAATTTTTTTAGCTCTTCAAATGTGGAAATAAAAGATGATATTGAAGAACATACAACTGTAATAGCTGAGCCTACAAAAACAAAAAAGCTTAAACAAATAAAACCATCTCAAGAATTATTTGGTTTTGATGAAGCTATGTTAATAACAGCTAAAGCAGGTGAAGAGTATTCTTTTGGATTACCATTAAAAGAAAAATACGTTTTTGATAGTTTTGTAGTGGGGGATGCTAACAAGATAGCTAGAGCAGCTGCAATGCAAGTATCTATTAATCCAGGTAAGTTACATAATCCTTTGTTTATATATGGAGGAAGTGGGCTTGGTAAAACTCACCTTATGCAAGCTATAGGTAACCATGCTAGGGATGTGAATCCTCAAGCAAAAATTATTTACACAAATTCAGAACAATTCATAAAAGATTATGTAAACTCCATACGGCTACAAGATCAAGACGAGTTTCAAAGAGTATATAGATCAGCGGATATTCTTTTAATAGATGATATTCAGTTTATAGCAGGTAAAGAAGGTACAGCGCAAGAATTTTTTCATACTTTTAATTCTTTGTATGAAAATGGAAAACAAATAATTTTAACAAGTGATAAATACCCAAATGAAATAGAAGGCTTGGAAGAAAGATTGGTTTCACGTTTTGGGTATGGGTTAACAGTATCTGTAGACATGCCAGATTTAGAAACTAGAATAGCTATTTTGCTTAAAAAAGCTCATGACTTGGGTCAAAAATTACCTAACGAAACAGCTGTATTTATAGCTGAAAATGTTAGAACTAATGTTAGAGAATTAGAAGGAGCTTTAAATAGAGTACTTACAACTTCTAGGTTTAATTATAAAGAGCCTACTGTAGAAGTTGCTCAATCTTGCCTAAGAGATATAATTAAAATTCAAGAGAAGAAAGTTAAAATAGATAATATTCAAAAAGTTGTTGCGGATTTTTATAGAATTAGAGTAAAGGATTTAACTTCTAATCAAAGAAGTAGAAACATAGCTAGACCCAGACAAATAGCTATGAGTTTGGCAAGAGAGTTAACATCACATAGTTTACCAGAGATTGGTAATGCTTTTGGTGGTAGAGACCACACTACAGTGATGCATGCTGTTAAAGCAATAACTAAGTTAAGGCAAAGTAACACATCGATTTCTGATGATTATGAGTTGCTTTTAGATAAAATTTCTCGTTAA
- the dnaN gene encoding DNA polymerase III subunit beta, which translates to MNFAINRDGLLKPLQSMLSVANSKSTMPLLSCILFDINNNNLKITASDLDTEISCDIPVTCDTPIKLALNADKIFNIVRSLTDNSIIDFNINDNKVTIVSNNSTFNLISLNADNYPLIDSNINEQASFDLTQQDFHHIISKVDFSMASDDTRYFLNGMFWEINSNLLRAVSTDGHRMSITEAIIDSKVLDSTSQSIIPRKAILELKKIVGKTEQPIKICLGKNYLKAQFGSFSFISKLIDGRYPDYQKVIPKNNTKLLAVDKQIFKNSLLRTSILANDKYKGIRLDVSAGQMLLSANNPDNEKAEDTVEVQYNDQPIEICFNYRYLLDIINVLSEETMSIYLDNPNMSALIKDEKDNSLFIIMPMKI; encoded by the coding sequence ATGAATTTTGCAATAAATAGAGATGGCTTATTAAAACCTTTGCAATCTATGCTATCTGTAGCAAATAGCAAAAGTACTATGCCTTTGTTGTCTTGTATTTTATTTGATATAAATAATAATAACTTAAAAATTACTGCTTCTGACCTTGATACTGAGATATCTTGTGATATTCCAGTTACTTGTGACACTCCTATAAAACTAGCTTTAAATGCTGATAAAATCTTTAACATAGTTAGAAGTTTAACAGATAATTCAATAATTGATTTTAATATAAATGATAATAAAGTAACTATTGTTTCTAACAATAGTACTTTTAATCTTATTTCATTAAATGCGGATAATTATCCTCTTATTGACAGCAATATAAATGAGCAAGCAAGTTTTGATTTAACGCAACAAGATTTTCACCATATTATTTCGAAAGTAGATTTTTCTATGGCTAGTGATGATACTAGATATTTTTTAAATGGTATGTTTTGGGAAATAAATTCAAATCTTTTAAGGGCTGTATCTACAGATGGTCATAGAATGTCAATTACAGAAGCTATAATTGATAGTAAAGTACTAGACAGTACTAGCCAATCAATTATTCCTAGAAAAGCTATCCTGGAACTTAAAAAGATAGTAGGCAAAACTGAGCAACCTATAAAAATTTGTCTTGGCAAAAATTATTTAAAAGCACAGTTTGGTAGTTTTAGTTTTATTTCTAAGCTTATAGATGGCCGTTACCCCGACTATCAAAAGGTTATTCCTAAAAACAACACAAAGCTTTTAGCTGTAGATAAACAGATATTTAAAAACTCTTTGTTAAGAACGTCTATCTTAGCTAACGATAAATATAAAGGTATACGTTTAGATGTCTCAGCTGGTCAGATGCTTTTATCCGCAAATAATCCTGACAATGAAAAAGCAGAAGATACTGTAGAAGTACAATATAATGATCAGCCTATAGAAATATGTTTTAATTATAGATATTTATTAGATATTATAAATGTTCTTAGTGAGGAGACTATGTCTATATACCTTGATAATCCTAATATGAGTGCTTTAATAAAAGATGAAAAAGATAATAGTCTATTTATTATTATGCCTATGAAAATCTAG
- a CDS encoding glycosyl hydrolase family 18 protein, whose amino-acid sequence MRYKKTFLATLAAFGSISALSAADIQPWSASKVSSYTPGTLVTEGGNTYKCKAFPEGSWCTIAAYEPIGIYGADAWDEQGPGPAPKPMDQHIVANVNITGDELPANAKVEFIDPDNNVHTVNNGVVDLDYAKGGSEYMVKLENAEGSISPSNITVSSNSGNISLEYKAKIKPTPPGPTPPAPEGDCDPYDASKVPAYSDSSIYVAKDFAKYNGGIYEAKWWTQNAAPGTSDVWKYCGQAVEAKVSVNTTGLPQTVKTFDVVIGGESYTIDSTRQTPIVLGQGSFDVSVPNILSSDALEVYIANKVTPNPIIIDESTKEVSLKINFKTKAVEVTTVSLNVTYATGTSPDSTTAKVTNSSGYDQTVQLVNGSNTISIPSQGEFTVTPDSYKERGETYKASPLTIVDGKVVDTDVIAYEKVGNWPERVMAGYWGTWTNGQSSNLASYMESFGDYYNVILPGFLLVKGTTVNNFADAVILENFVDGVDRLHKKGALVIASVGGFNTSVWAPDLNNVDTLAKNIVNFLAENHLDGLDFDLEGNSIDGSEAWTESIQDLIAKMRENAEARADDFPRGFFITSAPQTYEDKGVEPAIYWTDSQAKPFAAMLNPEACGGKVCFDAILIQNYNNLNAPGWPNQPPTQSVKIAADALKVAKNNVTQIVLGDDFAPSESSYVSPEEYKAVFDKGDAYGPAINSYSNFNGFMVWSLGQTPTTIDPIEFAKQMEQFYPISTSTK is encoded by the coding sequence ATGAGGTATAAAAAAACTTTTTTAGCAACGTTAGCAGCTTTTGGTAGTATATCAGCTTTATCAGCAGCAGATATACAACCGTGGTCTGCTTCGAAGGTAAGTAGTTATACTCCAGGAACTTTGGTTACAGAAGGAGGTAATACTTATAAGTGTAAAGCCTTTCCAGAAGGTTCTTGGTGTACTATTGCTGCTTATGAGCCTATAGGTATATATGGTGCAGATGCTTGGGATGAACAAGGCCCAGGACCAGCTCCGAAGCCTATGGACCAGCATATTGTAGCTAACGTAAACATTACAGGTGATGAGTTACCAGCAAATGCAAAAGTAGAGTTTATTGACCCTGATAATAATGTTCATACAGTTAATAATGGAGTTGTTGATTTAGATTATGCTAAAGGCGGCTCTGAATATATGGTTAAGTTAGAAAATGCAGAAGGTTCTATATCTCCATCAAATATTACAGTTTCAAGCAATAGTGGAAATATTAGTTTAGAATATAAAGCAAAAATTAAGCCAACTCCTCCAGGACCAACTCCTCCTGCTCCAGAAGGCGATTGTGATCCATATGATGCTTCAAAAGTCCCTGCTTACTCAGATAGTTCTATATATGTAGCAAAAGATTTTGCAAAATATAATGGCGGGATATACGAAGCAAAATGGTGGACTCAAAATGCAGCTCCAGGAACTAGTGATGTTTGGAAGTATTGTGGACAAGCTGTTGAGGCAAAGGTTTCTGTTAATACTACAGGTTTACCTCAAACAGTAAAAACTTTTGATGTTGTAATAGGCGGTGAATCATATACTATAGACTCTACCAGACAAACACCTATAGTTTTAGGTCAGGGTAGTTTTGATGTTTCAGTACCTAATATTTTGAGCTCAGATGCTTTAGAAGTTTATATTGCTAATAAGGTTACACCTAATCCAATAATTATAGATGAAAGTACTAAAGAAGTAAGCTTAAAAATAAATTTTAAAACCAAAGCTGTTGAAGTTACTACAGTTAGTTTAAATGTTACCTACGCAACAGGAACTTCTCCAGACTCTACTACAGCTAAAGTTACAAACTCTAGTGGTTATGACCAAACTGTACAATTAGTAAATGGTTCAAATACTATCAGTATACCTTCTCAAGGTGAGTTTACAGTTACTCCAGATAGCTATAAAGAGAGAGGAGAAACTTACAAAGCTTCTCCTTTAACTATAGTTGATGGTAAAGTAGTCGATACTGATGTTATAGCATATGAAAAAGTAGGTAATTGGCCTGAAAGAGTTATGGCAGGATATTGGGGTACATGGACAAACGGACAAAGTAGTAATTTAGCTTCTTATATGGAATCTTTCGGTGATTACTATAATGTTATCCTACCAGGTTTCTTATTGGTTAAGGGAACTACAGTTAATAACTTTGCAGATGCTGTGATACTTGAAAACTTTGTTGATGGTGTAGATAGATTACATAAAAAAGGAGCTTTAGTAATAGCATCAGTTGGTGGATTTAATACTAGTGTATGGGCCCCAGACTTAAATAATGTAGATACTTTAGCAAAAAATATTGTTAATTTCTTAGCAGAAAATCACTTAGATGGATTAGATTTTGACTTAGAAGGTAACTCTATTGATGGTAGTGAAGCTTGGACTGAGAGTATCCAAGATTTAATAGCTAAAATGAGGGAAAATGCTGAAGCTAGAGCTGATGATTTTCCTAGAGGCTTTTTTATAACATCAGCCCCTCAAACATATGAGGATAAAGGAGTAGAACCTGCTATATACTGGACAGATAGTCAAGCAAAACCATTTGCTGCTATGTTAAATCCAGAAGCATGTGGTGGTAAGGTTTGTTTTGATGCTATTTTAATCCAAAATTATAACAATTTAAATGCTCCAGGATGGCCTAACCAACCACCTACACAATCTGTTAAGATTGCAGCTGATGCATTAAAAGTAGCGAAAAATAATGTAACTCAAATAGTTTTAGGTGATGATTTTGCACCTAGTGAAAGTAGTTATGTATCACCAGAAGAATATAAAGCTGTATTTGATAAAGGTGATGCTTATGGTCCAGCAATTAATAGCTACTCTAACTTTAATGGATTTATGGTTTGGTCATTAGGTCAGACACCAACTACAATAGATCCGATAGAATTTGCAAAACAAATGGAACAGTTTTATCCTATTTCTACTTCTACTAAATAA